The following are encoded in a window of Panicum virgatum strain AP13 chromosome 5N, P.virgatum_v5, whole genome shotgun sequence genomic DNA:
- the LOC120672659 gene encoding phytochromobilin:ferredoxin oxidoreductase, chloroplastic-like, protein MEMESSISLLAHPQPYHLGAAMSGGGGGGGLGAGFSYQKFIHVALERTRLHTALAPHPSQEKFKFIKPKEDNTDMYALSFSAPKIRLLRSLTIEQKNSIQVLDFAAFSEPEYDLPIFCANAFTSPARSIVVLDLNPLYDTTEHEDYREKYYRNLMPLIHKYSELLPWGGKITSESLRFFSPIVIWTILEPTEANHKVLYSAFMDYYKVWLELMDEAVQETSVEKVDQNREAQHKYLTWRAEKDPGYALLKKLIGECAAKDLVREFLFEGVDSLGTKSFLEYFPEYAQEDGTVNKKRSMIGKSFESRAWDAHGKFIGDAGDG, encoded by the exons ATGGAAATGGAAAG CTCCATCTCCCTGCTCGCGCATCCCCAACCGTACCACCTCGGAGCTGcaatgagcggcggcggcggaggaggcggattGGGCGCCGGCTTCTCGTACCAGAAGTTCATCCACGTCGCGCTGGAGCGGACCCGCCTCCACACCGCCCTCGCTCCACACCCATCCCAG GAAAAGTTTAAGTTCATAAAACCCAAAGAGGATAACACTGATATGTATGCTCTCTCATTCAGCGCCCCCAAGATTAGACTGCTTCGGAGCCTGACAATTGAGCAGAAAAACTCGATTCAG GTTCTTGACTTTGCTGCCTTCTCAGAACCTGAATACGACCTCCCTATATTTTGTGCCAATGCTTTTACATCTCCTGCACGTAGTATTGTTGTCTT GGATCTCAATCCTTTGTACGACACCACTGAACACGAGGATTACAGGGAAAAATACTACAGGAATTTGATGCCTCTTATACACAAGTACAGTGAG CTTCTGCCCTGGGGTGGCAAAATTACAAGCGAGTCTCTGAGGTTCTTCTCTCCTATTGTTATCTGGACAATACTTGAGCCAACTGAGGCCAACCACAAAGTTCTATACTCAGCCTTCATGGATTACTACAAG GTCTGGCTCGAGTTAATGGATGAAGCAGTTCAAGAAACAAGTGTAGAAAAAGTTGATCAAAATAGGGAAGCACAACATAAATATCTCACATGGAGAGCCGAGAAG GATCCTGGTTATGCACTGTTAAAAAAGTTGATTGGTGAATGTGCTGCCAAG GATTTGGTGAGAGAATTCCTGTTTGAAGGAGTCGATTCGCTCGGGACGAAGTCATTCTTGGAGTATTTCCCTGAATATGCACAGGAAGATGGGACGGTAAACAAGAAGCGGAGTATGATCGGGAAGTCATTTGAATCTCGGGCTTGGGATGCTCATGGGAAGTTCATCGGCGATGCTGGTGATGGATAG